The Toxoplasma gondii ME49 chromosome XII, whole genome shotgun sequence genome includes a region encoding these proteins:
- a CDS encoding G-patch domain-containing protein (encoded by transcript TGME49_278040) gives MSKKFYDRLLKGSGVQSRPFHSSFGASILKKFGWEEGQGLGRENTGRTDCLQIRRREENVGLGHSDASETKGEDQWKNWWDAMYNSMAAKLKDGKGAFHAATESDSDSDSSAEEDGGTDRFRRRSLVRVSQKLSRQKAPAETVGDSVCSDGRAEESEGSEQESTSAETPSTLSETSPVALTASKRTETASMSAEKVKQEGEAEAHPAPRKKEKKKKAKTPASDAAEEAAGGSEASAVAEEGDKDASEKKKRKKSRESERESEGCDAERVSVEKKKRRKEKRQREQTGDGEEEVGRDEGQDEPREKEKKKKKKHRDSR, from the exons ATGTCGAAGAAATTCTACGATCGCCTCCTCAAGGGCAGCGGTGTACAGTCTCGCCCGTTCCACTCTTCCTTCGGAGCCTCCATTCTGAAGAAATTTGGGTGGGAAGA AGGCCAGGGCTTGGGGCGCGAGAACACCGGCCGCACCGACTGTCTGCAGATCCGTCGACGCGAGGAGAATGTTGGA CTCGGACATTCGGACgcgagcgagacgaagggagaagaccAGTGGAAGAATTGGTGGGACGCGATGTACAATTCGATGGCTGCGAAACTCAAAGACGGCAAAGGC GCTTTTCACGCGGCGACCGAGAGCGACTCAGATTCGGATTCGAGCGCTGAGGAGGACGGAGGCACAGACAGATTTCGGAGGAGGTCGTTAGTGCGTGTCTCACAGAAGCTCTCCCGACAGAAGGCCCCTGCGGAGACAGTCGGAGACAGTGTGTGCTCCGACGGGCGcgcggaagagagcgaaggatCCGAGCAGGAGTCAacatctgcagagacgccctCAACTTTGTCAGAGACTTCTCCAGTGGCTTTGACCGCTTCGAAAAGGACCGAGACCGCTTCTATGTCTGCTGAAAAGGTGAagcaagagggagaagcggaggcgCATCCGGCAcctcgaaagaaagaaaagaagaagaaggcgaagacacCTGCAAGCGACGCAGCGGAGGAGGCCGCTGGAGGATCAGAGGCTAGTGCTGTCGCCGAGGAAGGTGACAAGGATGcgtcggagaagaagaagagaaagaagagccgcGAGTCAGAGCGCGAAAGCGAAGGGTGTGATGCGGAGCGTGTCTcggtcgagaagaagaagagacggaaggagaagaggcagcgagaacAAACGGGAGACggtgaagaggaagtcgggagagacgaaggacagGACgaaccgagagaaaaggagaagaagaaaaagaagaagcacaggGACAGCCGATGA
- a CDS encoding hypothetical protein (encoded by transcript TGME49_278030~Predicted trans-membrane domain (TMHMM2.0):282-305:308-328:334-357:360-380:392-410:419-442:448-471), with protein sequence MQAQTHCPASSPQNRAAGNDGVSRRSRVALPLLQAPNFQFSSSSPPAPQVTATSVGSSKSRRTKITSPRPPTLLSHHRGHRGGLKSRSCREEIARWEKRTGDGVRRFLNLRDRGRGDEGGVLHGGDRGPGDLRALHSSGRRGGSAQRRNASCPCLVPSLWALDSRRPSPLTLPQPPPPALVPAPKLTSSRFFPDTAGRFSPALRSPSRTRLNRHKYREKTPAVESAICYTLSDYLSRFFSVARKPNFSLLSILLEPLSDVLLKWTMTPAGDMQRCRFPEVLRVYRHRALLFVLLALVAGFFHASWKAAAVCLTFSLFWVFGVGAAMCCSKSLKWISNLLTGFFGVLLVSTHPLLVPIRESLPFPESVHIFVSSGLLLVLPQTDQWVLPTHTRLLCHLASTLVYVFFSVASSPSPASPPSVFPSFLAPLVDSTVFPFSLFATSASLFSPVVLGAVFWWSFHLLFFCADVFLSELFALACMQEAEEASNFMLEQLFKCWSPGGINVVALTDRHRQCTWISRDASRVFQRTFLTKDTLTQQGEDPHRPIESRLENGGGDASMVSRDCSPFPSYSSVESTPHASVFSDVSPSFRMTTTIAGAPRQGTGSPRSVEESEAPTVGDTASAKRDSPSSVGEGKASWTGLSPSSLFSFGACTEALRGARRLLFRSQEALMSRGFFKPLSRGVARQEKREKSLSALARPEEKEDAALIGLPLDSWVHPEDRAVFARAFQRADKLFEEENEAPSAEASPAGSRRRLTFECSNRMARGRDDFGDAQDDDGRCIVRVLCPQAREAAHLPERPVREASGGHGCAFDEASAFSPCFVSDAVSPSSSSPSSSSRASQVVSSLCKDEELRCLSDSDYTYYEVLVTPCRYPWSSSRIRLTRYNVSFYNIDERVRLQKQLESLVLAMSETLGIAAWAFDTHAIHTAEKRTQQRERAISKRTGGELGCYGDFAGEREGVDRFGVSLRSAKNATSSQGKGVAGTPGASPPNIQGASFEERSGQRSRTGVTGTRGKTAEGRGLFLAAPSFLHSKPESSCPETPCQLPSVSRPSGGITPYLSSSSSFCSAASPSRAGAPCIPGYGSPSRYSYIFTEQAYKKMTGREIRSGEQTRLFHADSALWARHRSRQQREMETTGRLSRNGLSPLFEGSTVEEERTSDQAQRARGDSRGDRQPRDEERRTLGVGWTEATGRKRSGDESEREAEEERVDEEQRADEEEIKEEDEADEERERRRREEEDGVGEKEERLHDDDYEAALRGTWLQYFMEPGRDQLVEALRKLFDERRPFKLELPYERADGQVRWFKVAGYASSSDSSLFWGLIQDATTDRTQLNEQERRRALLTLLTECQFDGWGVVDIRELGQIVEASPSLNSLLNREVKGLHYSIVIPPAVVPQLEADGFCIDHAVVLFGGACIHEKASRDSQARDPTDRQPSGNPAGPRDNGDRERHACQGACPCVQQLNKSKVMALTAVADPSDPSIAVFGLRDLHVTFQEAVANRAVQPPVVWPPSSSQLPPGASLPSSPPESVWRHSSPESLYPALTLDARERDSEQGAEAREARRAKNENREDREQDAQRAREGGRREDRDQVQTEQGKGRDRENLGHAKKEATNRVGLGREEISEEKTGLMTSEILELTKKLEQERDTRRAESASARERVEARTCSFSSADEGEDAQIVERGTDEKEPENCLQIDAKMRPKDVSLSAVCPGSEGRGTAEEGDHAEALFTRRDKAPVPDPTQGKKEFSFHDNDASVPSSYTRSSPSSATKKNAEPDELRELNRRSSSPSSSLQYLASLSSAAEVVSSPMLTRTAALRRISSLSFSASSSFSSCSPEKQSARTLRSRGGALSCVEASRRVCLSASVDGRREDGGAKPGPESQRGASRTRDRDSLSVFSLPPLAFCRRDAASLLLGVHVSRCSTPAEAEPRATKERGDLTETGRLRGDAESSRGGDACGNSRGGRQQQRSSGEEKTSSIKDETGGRENVQERRRIGGGDPVETETLEGLHALAAALEEDSAFQSQRVRCTGALEVGSEDMGRMSRVYGQRCADPSDRRKAQDCFFPQETVRMQEPRCSSGKPTVSRGGADACEALVATFASPKEKQNPFLSPSDAAGGDSRFDLRPTLSAGCNSEKPAPRPRGTPQVYSHRKRTSGGGDAELSREKSQGLEAAVPENAGETNEESRGFSPPVKRLLVERRQYHKLVHPAACGSADGMDTGSSPPESLL encoded by the exons ATGCAGGCTCAAACCCACTGTCCGGCGTCTTCGCCGCAAAATCGAGCGGCGGGAAACGATGGGGTTTCGCGCCGGTCGCGCGTCGCGCTGCCACTGCTGCAGGCGCCTAATTTCcagttttcttcgtcgtcgccgcCAGCCCCTCAAGTCACCGCCACCTCCGTTGGCTCCTCGAAGTCCCGCAGGACGAAAATCACCTCGCCGCGTCCGCCCACTTTGCTGTCTCACCACCGGGGGCATCGCGGCGGGCTCAAGTCGCGGAGCTGCCGCGAGGAAATTGCTCGGTGGGAGAAGCGCACCGGCGACGGCGTGCGACGGTTTCTGAACCTCCGAGaccgaggcagaggagacgagggaggtGTCCTCCATGGCGGCGATCGCGGACCAGGCGATCTGCGGGCGCTCCACAGTTCTGGGCGGCGTGGTGGCTCGGCccagcgaagaaacgcaagtTGTCCGTGTCTggttccgtctctctgggCGCTCGACTCCCGCCGGCCCTCGCCTCTGACGCTTCCGCAACCACCGCCACCAGCGTTGGTGCCGGCTCCGAAACTGACCAGCTCGCGGTTCTTCCCCGACACCGCGGGCCGGTTCTCTCCTGCGCTGCGGAGTCCGAGTCGGACGCGGCTGAACAGGCACAAGTACCGGGAAAAGACGCCTGCAGTCGAGAGCGCTATCTGCTACACGCTGTCGGACTacctctcgcgtttcttctccgtggCAAGGAAGCCAAacttctcgctgctctcgaTTCTTCTGGAGCCGCTGTCAGACGTCCTGCTCAAGTGGACAATGACTCCAGCCGGAGATATGCAGCGGTGTCGGTTCCCCGAGGTGCTGCGGGTGTATCGGCACCgcgcgcttctcttcgtgCTTCTCGCCCTGGTCGCGGGATTCTTCCATGCCTCCTGGAAAGCTGCTGCCGTCTGTCTCACCTTCAGCCTCTTTTGGGTCTTCGGTGTCGGCGCGGCGATGTGCTGCTCGAAGAGCCTCAAGTGGATCTCAAATTTGCTAACTGGCTTCTTCGGCGTTCTCCTGGTGTCTACGCACCCGCTCCTGGTGCCGATCCGGGAGTCGCTTCCTTTCCCCGAGTCCGTGCACATCTTTGTTTCCTCCgggcttcttctcgttctgccGCAAACTGATCAGTGGGTGCTGCCGACGCAcacgcgtctcctctgtcacCTCGCCTCGACTCTTGTgtacgtcttcttctccgtcgcttcctcaccgtctcccgcctctccgcCTTCAGTCTTCCCGTCGTTCCTCGCGCCCTTGGTCGACTCGAccgtcttccccttctccctGTTTGCGACCTCCGcctccctgttctctccgGTCGTCCTCGGCGCGGTGTTCTGGTGGAGCTTCCAcctgcttttcttttgcGCCGACGTGTTTCTCTCCGAGCTCTTCGCCctggcatgcatgcaggaagcCGAGGAGGCGTCGAATTTCATGCTGGAGCAACTGTTCAAGTGCTGGTCCCCTGGAGGCATCAACGTCGTCGCCTTGAccgacagacacagacagtgCACGTGGATTTCTCGTGACGCGAGTCGTGTCTTTCAGCGAACGTTTCTCACCAAAGACACGTTGACTCAGCAGGGCGAGGACCCTCATCGCCCGATAGAGAGCAGGTTGGAGAATGGGGGCGGCGACGCCTCCATGGTCTCGCGTGACTGCTCGCCCTTCCCTTCCTACTCGTCTGTAGAGAGCACTCCACACGCAAGTGTCTTCTCCgatgtctcgccttccttcagGATGACGACGACGATCGCCGGCGCGCCTCGCCAAGGCACAGGGTCGCCGAGAAGCGTCGAGGAGTCAGAAGCCCCGACCGTGGGAGACACCGCGAGTGCTAAGCGAGACAGTCCTTCGTCGGTCGGGGAAGGCAAGGCGTCGTGGACGGggctttcgccttcctcgctcttttcATTCGGTGCGTGCACCGAGGCCCTGCGAGGCGCGCGGAGGCTTTTGTTTCGTTCGCAGGAGGCCTTGATGTCCCGTGGCTTCTTCAAGCCGCTCTCTCGGGGGGTTGCGCggcaagagaaacgcgaaaagtCGCTCTCGGCTCTCGCCCGCCctgaggagaaggaagacgcggCGTTAATCGGCCTGCCTCTCGACTCATGGGTCCACCCGGAGGATCGCGCGGTGTTTGCGCGAGCGTTCCAGAGAGCAGACAAGCTCTttgaggaggagaacgaggcgcCGTCTGCGGAGGCGTCGCCTGCGGGGTCTCGTCGACGCCTGACGTTCGAGTGTTCGAATAGGATGGCACGAGGACGCGACGACTTCGGGGACGCCCAAGATGACGACGGTCGATGCATCGTTCGAGTCCTCTGTCCTCAGGCTCGAGAAGCAGCACATCTGCCAGAAAGGCCTGTGCGTGAAGCCTCCGGGGGACACGGTTGCGCGTTTGATGAggcgtctgccttctctccgtgcTTTGTCTCGGACGCGGTGtcaccctcttcttcgtctccttcttcctcatccaGAGCGTCACAAGTCGTCTCGTCGCTCtgcaaagacgaagagctCCGCTGTTTGTCAGACTCCGATTACACCTACTACGAGGTCCTTGTCACGCCTTGTCGTTACCCTTGGTCCTCTAGCCGCATTCGCCTCACCAGATACAACGTGTCTTTCTACAACATCGACGAACGAGTGCGGCTGCAGAAGCAACTCGAatctctcgtcctcgccaTGTCGGAGACCCTGGGGATCGCGGCCTGGGCGTTCGACACCCACGCTATACATACAGCTGAGAAACGCACGCAGCAGCGCGAACGCGCGATTTCGAAACGTACTGGCGGAGAACTGGGCTGTTACGGGGACttcgcaggcgagagagaaggcgtcgACAGGTTTGGGGTGTCTCTTCGATCTGCGAAGAACGCGACAAGTTCCCAAGGAAAGGGCGTCGCAGGAACTCCCGGTGCGTCGCCGCCTAACATCCAGGGCGCGTCTTTCGAGGAACGAAGCGGGCAGCGTTCGAGGACTGGGGTGACTGGCACTCGCGGGAAAACCGCCGAAGGCCGAGGATTGTTTTTGGCTGCTCCTTCGTTCCTGCATTCAAAGCCCGAGTCTTCTTGTCCCGAGACGCCGTGTCAGTTGCCGTCGGTGAGTCGCCCATCCGGAGGAATCACCCCTTacctctcctcgtcttcgtcgttctgctctgccgcctctccgtcgcgAGCAGGCGCGCCATGTATCCCCGGATACGGATCGCCCAGCCGCTACTCGTACATCTTCACGGAACAGGCTTACAAAAAGATGACGGGACGCGAGATCCGATCTGGGGAGCAGACGCGACTCTTCCACGCAGACTCTGCGCTTTGGGCGCGACACCGATCCCGGCAGCAGCGTGAAATGGAGACAACTGGGCGCCTCAGTCGAAACGGTCTGTCGCCACTCTTCGAGGGTTCCACGGTCGAGGAGGAACGGACGAGTGACCAGGCGCAGAGAGCACGCGGCGACTCCAGAGGAGACCGACagccgagagacgaagaacgccgGACGCTGGGCGTTGGATGGACCGAAGCCACAggacgaaaacgaagcggagacgagtcagagagagaggcagaagaagagagagtggacgaagagcagcgagcggatgaagaggaaataaaggaagaagatgaagcagatgaggagagggagagaagaaggagagaggaagaggacggggtgggagagaaagaagagagactccaCGATGACGACTATGAAGCCGCGCTTCGAGGCACTTGGCTCCAGTACTTCATGGAACCTGGACGGGATCAGCTGGTGGAGGCGCTCAGG AAACTCTtcgacgagagaagacccTTCAAGTTGGAGCTTCCCTATGAACGTGCAGACGGACAGGTTCG ATGGTTCAAGGTTGCAGGCTACGCGTCTTCGAGCgattcttccctcttctggGGTTTGATTCAAGACGCAACAAC AGACCGAACTCAACTCAATGAGCAGgagcggagacgcgcgcTGCTCACGCTTCTGACGGAGTGCCAGTTCGATGGATGGGGGGTCGTTGACATCCGTGAACTTGGGCAAATCGTGGAGGCGTCGCCGTCTCTGAATTCTCTCCTCAATCGCGAGGTGAAAGGACTGCACTACTCCATCGTCATTCCTCCTGCTGTAGTGCCTCAACTCGAGGCTGACGGCTTCTGCATCGACCACGCCGTGGTGCTCTTtggcggcgcatgcatccacgAAAAAGCGTCGAGAGACAGCCAGGCGAGAGACCCCACAGACCGACAGCCCAGCGGAAACCCAGCAGGCCCCCGggacaacggagacagagagagacacgcctGTCAAGGAGCTTGTCCGTGTGTCCAGCAG CTGAACAAGAGCAAAGTGATGGCGTTGACGGCAGTGGCAGATCCGTCGGATCCGAGCATCGCGGTGTTCGGTCTGCGGGATTTGCATGTGACTTTTCAGGAGGCAGTGGCGAACCGAGCAGTGCAGCCTCCTGTCGTGTGGCCGCCCTCAAGTTCGCAGCTGCCCCctggcgcgtctctcccctcctcgcCTCCCGAGTCCGTCTGGCGTCACTCGTCGCCTGAGTCGCTCTATCCTGCCCTCACTCTCGACGctcgagagcgagacagcgaacaaGGAGCGGAAGCGCGGGAAGCGCGAAGAGCAAAaaacgagaacagagaagaccgagaacAGGACGCGcaacgagcgagagaaggcgggaggCGGGAGGACCGTGATCAAGTGCAGACTGAACAAGGAAAAGGCAGGGACAGGGAGAACCTTGGTcacgcgaagaaagaagcgacaaaCCGAGTGGGTCTGGGTCGAGAAGAAAtcagtgaagagaagacaggtcTCATGACAAGCGAGATACTTGAGTTGACGAAGAAGTTGGAGCAGGAACGCGACACTCGTCGAGCTGAGAGCGCGTCTGCTCGGGAGCGGGTCGAGGCTCGAACATGTTCTTTTTCGTCGGcagacgaaggggaagacgCGCAAATAGTCGAGCGAGGAACCGATGAGAAGGAACCAGAGAACTGCCTCCAAATCGACGCAAAGATGCGCCCAAAGGATGTCTCCCTTTCAGCTGTATGTCCAGGCTCCGAGGGCCGTGGTACAGCCGAAGAAGGTGACCATGCCGAGGCATTGTTCACCCGGCGCGACAAGGCGCCAGTCCCCGATCCGAcgcaaggaaagaaagagttCTCTTTCCACGACAACGACGCGAGTGTGCCCTCGTCCTATACGCGCTCGTCGCCGTCGAGCGCAACCAAGAAGAATGCAGAACCGGATGAGCTGCGCGAACTGAATCGtcgctcgtcttctccctcttcttctctccagtaCCTCGCCTCGCTGTCGTCGGCTGCGGAGGTCGTATCCTCTCCGATGTTGACGCGCACCGCGGCTCTGCGGCGaatctcctctctctcgttctctgccagctcctccttctcctcctgctctccggagaagcagagcgcgCGAACACTGAGAAGCCGGGGAGGCGCGTTGTCCTGCGTGGAGGCGTCGCgacgcgtctgcctctctgcgtccgtcgatggaagacgagaagacggtGGAGCGAAACCAGGCCCAGAGtcgcagagaggcgcgtctcgcacgcgcgacagagacagcctctccgtcttctctctcccgcctctcgccttttgccgcagagacgccgcgtCGCTCTTGCTGGGTGTCCATGTCTCCAGATGTTCCACTCCTGCAGAGGCCGAGCCGCGAGCCACaaaggagaggggagacttgacggagacaggccgccttcgtggagacgcagaaagctCGCGAGGTGGGGACGCTTGCGGGAATTCGCGAGGAGGGAGGCAGCAGCAGAGGTCgtcgggagaagagaagacgagctcGATTAAGGACGAGACGGGGGGGAGAGAAAATGTtcaggagaggagacgcatcGGAGGCGGAGACCCAGTAGAAACCGAAACGCTTGAGGGACTTCACGCGCTCGCGGCTGCTCTGGAAGAGGATTCGGCTTTCCAGTCTCAACGGGTCAGGTGCACAGGCGCCCTGGAAGTGGGGAGCGAAGACATGGGACGAATGTCTCGGGTGTATGGACAGCGCTGTGCCGATCCCAGTGACAGGAGGAAAGCACAAGACTGTTTTTTTCCACAGGAAACAGTACGCATGCAGGAGCCACGCTGTTCTTCTGGGAAGCCGACTGTTTCACGGGGAGGTGCCGACGCATGTGAGGCGCTTGTTGCGACTTTCGCCAGtccgaaggagaagcagaatccgtttctctccccttcagACGCGGCGGGAGGCGACAGCCGTTTCGATCTGCGACCCACTCTCTCTGCTGGTTGCAATTCAGAGAAGCCTGCGCCCCGACCTCGGGGTACTCCCCAGGTGTACAGCCACCGAAAACGCACGTcgggaggaggcgacgcTGAGCTGTCGCGCGAGAAAAGCCAAGGCCTCGAGGCGGCTGTGCCTGAGAATGcaggagaaacaaacgaagaGTCGCGAGGCTTCTCACCACCTGTCAAGCGACTTTTGGTCGAGAGGAGGCAGTACCACAAACTTGTACATCCTGCTGCATGCGGGAGCGCGGACGGTATGGACACAGgctcctcgcctccagaGAGTCTTTTGTAG